CAACGCGGCGGGGTTCGATACGTGGTGGATCAGCAATCACCCTCGCCTTGGCCCGTATGACAGCGTGATCGGCGCTTATTCGGAGCAGGCGCACCATATCGCTTACACCACCGTGCAGGGCGGCGTGATGAGCCGGCCCGTGCTTGATGAGCGGATGCTGCCGGTGTTCGATCAGGCCGTTGCCGGGGCGCAGGGGCCGGTGCTGATCGTGCTGCATCTGTTTGGCAGCCACGAGAATGCGGCGGACCGTTCGCCTCCGGGCTTTGCCCATCTGGGCAGCGCGTATGACAACAGCATTGCCTATACCGACCATATCCTCGCCCATGTGCAGGCCAGCCTGCAGGCGCATGGGGGCGAATCTGCCCTGTTTTACGTGCCGGACCATGGGGTGCGGGTGAATGAATGCACGGGCGGCATTCCCACGCATGGTGATGTGCGCGCGGCCTATGAAGTGCCGCTCTATTTCTGGGCCTCGCCCGGCTGGCAGGCCACCCACGTCTCGGCCATGCAGGCCGCGCGTGCCAACGTGCATGCGCCGTTTACGCTGGCCAGCATGCCAGCCAGCGTGCTTGAGGCGGCGGGGCTGGCCTATGTGGGGCTGGAGCGCAACCTGTCGGTGCTCTCAGCCGCGCCTGTCCACCCGCGCCGGATCGTGCATGGCGATGGGGCCGCTAACCAGAACGTGGATTACGATCACAGCCATGACGACCCGGCCTGCCACATCGCGCGCGATTAACCGCTCATGACTGAGGAAGTTTGTGATGAAGCTTTTTTCAAAAAGCTTTAAAGGAACGCCGCCTTTTTTGAAAAAAGGCGGCACCGGAAACTTGCAGTCTTTATTTACTTCCCGTTGGGGTGGTCCTTGCGCCAGGCGTCATAGCGGCGCTTGTCCAGGCAGTAGGCCAGATCGCGATAGAGCTGGATGTGGCGGATATGGGTCACGTCCTCCTGGCAGGCGATCTTGTCGCTGTCCTTGTATTCCTCCCACGCAGGTTGCAGCACCAGGGCGCGCTCCTTCTCCGCAGTGACGCAGGCATTGGTCACCTCATCGCCAAACTCGGTGGTGCAGGCATCGACTACCGGATAGTTGGGAAATGTCAGCGCCGGGGCGGCAAGCTGCACCTCGGGGCGGATATAGAGCGAGTTCAGTTCCGCCTCGGGCACGTCGGCGCGGGCGGCGGGCACGCTGGTGGCGGCCAGCACGCCCAGCAGGGCACAGGTGATGATCTTGTTCATGTCTGTATGCCTTCATTCGAAAAAGCGCGGCACGGGGCTGCGCGCCTTATGTGGCCATAATGCCTGTTACTGCCAAGGGGAATGGGAATATGCGTGCCTATGGTGGCGCGGCCATCAGATCCCGCCAGGCGGGCCAGCCCTGCACGAGCCGGGCCAGTACGGCATAGCCCGCCCCACCGGGGTGCAACCCGTCGCCCTGTGCAATCCCGCCACACCATGCGGCACTGTCCAGCAGCGGCGCCCATACGGACAGGAAGGGCACGCCTGCCTGGCTGCACAAGGCCGCCATCGCCTGTTCCAGCACGCGGGTGCGCCGGTCGGAGCCGGGCTGCCCCACGGGCGGGGGGCCGATCATCAGGGTTGGCCATCTGGTGCGGGCAACGCGCAGGATCCGCTCGGTGGCGTGCAGGCTGTCCTGTAGTGCCAGCCGGGGCTGGCCTGCGGCATCAGCCACGGCATCATTGGCCCCGAAGGACAGGACAATGCCGCCATCATTCCGCCCATGCAGGCGTGCGAGCGCTTC
This is a stretch of genomic DNA from Komagataeibacter xylinus. It encodes these proteins:
- a CDS encoding GDSL-type esterase/lipase family protein, whose product is MPVPSHRVGAYHVRMRLCFIGDSYVTGTGDETCQGWAGRLCALEGQAGHDLTLYNLGIRGQTSHDIALRWQGEALARLHGRNDGGIVLSFGANDAVADAAGQPRLALQDSLHATERILRVARTRWPTLMIGPPPVGQPGSDRRTRVLEQAMAALCSQAGVPFLSVWAPLLDSAAWCGGIAQGDGLHPGGAGYAVLARLVQGWPAWRDLMAAPP